Proteins from one Bombyx mori chromosome 1, ASM3026992v2 genomic window:
- the LOC101742848 gene encoding SCY1-like protein 2: MSGIVSRLTGSESPPPMESNPIMNHYEIGREVTTVGMCMLWHVHDAYRKSDGKEASVFVFDKKLAERLYKPKRREQLLERIRIGIDNLKRKPSITKTLAVMHGAEESNGSLIFATEPILASLANILAWHESNIPSGGPQPIRPFPMNFGTPTGYQPPPPPPPPPPLCSTEYHFLDIELRFGFLQIVEALNHLHYNLKQVHRNINPHAIIVTKRGAWKLFGFDFAEDIISLDPIEMLAIAPWSIKIPRTLQPSLDFLAPEVQISGQCNILSDMFSLGLVICAVFNNGVPLIQANNNPMLYLKQIEHLEYQVNALLPRIPAQLQEAVQRLLSVDPHPRPSTQLLPLIKYFKGQCEPPIRAMQLLDNMTEKDPAVKTAFYRTQLMEALPYIPKKLRWQLVWPSLQAETRTTEILASVLHPIFWLTNDATQDEFNRYVLPTLRALLTSSKSIHATAIYLENLHIILRKCQTKDSENEVLPILYMSLDSKIQQIQLASLTAAQNVTEFIDERTLCVTILPKVRIIFENNQTDHKVVFLVLAYFERLLPRLERTHLLEHIIPTLLTLKLGDPEIIHRVVKLYRIMLAEKKFALTANVMALKMIPTLAPQMVNTALTVDQFANLIELLHEIVDAIDKSQRFKLRTEAANPATDRYRSLRHQMSTDNVTAPPFNIPNLRVEQRKTSSAEDMARKNSASGPSTSNQTGSISGLKRLGQWIFGSNTSNSNNENSNFLRVANAFPNRRLSDNTLMTPKIRIAPSCASSPGGTPGGTAGLPTRRHSSIGPQERRGSTVNLSPPTAHQYRGRGGSGSSLSVPSTSHCAGGSVPNTSSSVPFLLASSMNSIKSRRQSGAAAGPQGSPQSSRGSQGILQQISSGMSHLLTGHT; the protein is encoded by the exons GAAGCCTCGGTATTTGTCTTCGATAAAAAGCTTGCCGAAAGACTCTATAAGCCGAAACGACGGGAGCAGTTGCTCGAACGTATCCGTATTGGCATCGACAATTTAAAGCGAAAGCCCAGCATCACGAAAACGCTTGCTGTCATGCACGGTGCCGAAGAAAGCAACGGCTCTTTGATATTCGCTACAGAACCCATCTTGGCTAGTTTGGCCAATATATTGGCATGGCAT gaATCAAATATACCATCGGGAGGACCACAGCCTATCCGGCCATTTCCAATGAATTTCGGAACGCCTACTGGCTACCagccaccaccaccaccaccaccgccgccgccgctaTGCAGCACCGAATACCACTTCTTGGATATTGAGCTCCGCTTCGGCTTTCTCCAG aTCGTAGAGGCTCTGAACCATCTCCACTACAATCTGAAGCAAGTCCATCGCAATATTAATCCTCACGCTATCATTGTGACGAAGCGTGGAGCTTGGAAGCTGTTCGGCTTTGATTTTGCCG AGGACATAATCAGCCTCGATCCAATTGAGATGCTGGCCATCGCTCCGTGGTCCATCAAAATACCAAGGACACTCCAGCCGAGCCTCGACTTTTTGG CTCCCGAAGTGCAAATCTCCGGGCAGTGCAACATTTTATCAGACATGTTCTCCCTTGGTTTGGTGATCTGTGCAGTTTTCAACAACGGGGTACCCCTTATTCAAGCTAACAACAATCCTATGCTGTATTTGAAACAGATTGAGCAT TTGGAATATCAAGTCAATGCCTTGCTCCCTCGAATTCCGGCACAGCTGCAGGAAGCCGTTCAGAGACTCCTGTCAGTGGATCCTCACCCGCGCCCCAGCACGCAACTGCTACCATTGATAAAGTACTTCAA GGGCCAGTGTGAACCACCCATCCGCGCCATGCAGCTTCTGGACAACATGACCGAGAAGGACCCTGCAGTCAAAACTGCTTTCTATCGGACTCAATTAATGGAAGCCCTACCTTATATTCCGAAG aAACTGCGATGGCAGCTTGTGTGGCCCTCACTGCAGGCCGAGACTCGTACCACGGAAATACTGGCATCTGTTCTGCACCCGATCTTTTGGTTGACAAATGACGCTACACAGGACGAATTTAATAGATATGTTCTGCCCACACTGAG GGCACTACTGACATCGTCCAAAAGCATTCATGCAACAGCTATATACTTGGAGAATTTGCATATTATTTTAAGGAAATGCCAAACTAAAGATTCCGAGAATGAAGTGTTGCCAATATTGTATATGAGCCTCGACAGCAAGATCCAACAAATACAG TTGGCATCACTGACTGCTGCACAGAACGTTACTGAATTTATTGATGAGAGAACTCTGTGCGTGACCATTCTTCCTAAAGTCAGGATCATATTCGAAAATAATCAGACAGACCACAAAGTGGTCTTTTTGGTATTAGCGTATTTCGAGAGGCTCTTACCTAGACTCGAACGCACCCATCTTCTTGAGCACATCATACCGACACTGCTCACCTTGAAACTCGGCGATCCGGAAATCATTCATCGGGTTGTCA AGCTCTATAGAATCATGCTCGCAGAAAAGAAGTTTGCACTGACTGCTAACGTTATGGCCCTGAAGATGATACCAACATTAGCTCCACAGATGGTCAACACGGCTTTAACTGTTGATCAGTTTGCGAACCTTATTGAG cTTCTTCACGAAATAGTCGATGCTATCGATAAATCTCAACGGTTCAAGTTGAGGACGGAGGCTGCGAACCCGGCGACGGATCGCTATCGTTCATTACGTCATCAAATGAGTACCGACAACGTGACGGCGCCGCCATTTAACATACCCAATCTGCGTGTGGAACAGCGCAAGACATCAAGCGCTGAAGACATGGCCCGCAAGAACTCAGCATCCGGGCCGTCTACTAGCAATCAAACCGGGAGCATCAGCGGTCTTAAGA GGCTCGGACAATGGATTTTCGGATCGAACACTTCGAACAGTAACAATGAGAATAGTAACTTCCTTCGGGTGGCGAATGCTTTCCCCAATCGTCGTTTATCCGACAACACTTTGATGACGCCAAAAATCCGCATCGCCCCATCTTGTGCTTCGTCTCCTGGTGGCACTCCGGGAGGCACGGCGGGGCTCCCTACACGCCGCCACTCGAGCATAGGGCCCCAGGAACGTCGTGGATCTACCGTCAATCTATCTCCGCCTACA GCCCACCAGTACAGGGGCCGCGGCGGCTCAGGCTCGAGCCTGTCCGTGCCATCAACTTCGCATTGTGCT GGCGGATCGGTACCAAACACATCATCAAGTGTGCCGTTTCTCTTGGCTTCATCGATGAATTCAATCAAGTCGCGTCGTCAATCGGGCGCTGCAGCTGGACCTCAAGGCTCCCCCCAAAGCTCCCGAGGCTCTCAAGGCATTTTACAACAGATTAGCAGTGGCATG TCACACCTGTTAACCGGACAtacataa